The genomic interval TTGAGAAGCTGGCAAAATAATGTAAGTTAGTGGAGAAAAGCTCAATCCCTTTTGTGATTGAGATTTGGCTTGTAAGCATCGGAGTACCTCATCATAAGGTACTAACACATTGGGGGATGGATCCTGGTGTGGCACGTCAACTACTTCTACCACTGCTTCGTGCGTGACCGCTGGGATTTCGGAATGTACTTCAACTTGTTCCACGGCTGGCACAGGAGCATGGGGATGCTCGTGCTCTGGTTCGGGAGCATGCTCTGTTATGGGGATTTGTTCAACATGCGCTTGTTCAGGTTCTGGCTCGTGAACAAGCTCGTGTTCTTGAACAGCTTCATGTTCAGGCTCTGTGTGCTCTACAACGACTGCTTCATGTGTGGGTTCCTTGACTTCTACTAATTCAACGTGCACGTGGTCATGACCTTCGGGTCCGTGGTCATGACCTTCGTGTCCATGATCGTGTCCCTCAGGTCCATGGTCATGGCCTTCGTGTCCGTGGTCGTGTCCTTCAGGTCCATGATCATGACCTTCGTGCCCGTGGTCGTGTCCTTCAGGCCCATGGTCATGACCTTCGTGTCCATGGTCGTGACCTTCAGGTCCATGGTCATGCCCTTCATGCCCATGATCATCATGAGATGGAGCATCAGTTGATACGTTTACTTTTAAATCTTCATGTTTCACAATAGGACACGGAGCTTGCTCACCTTTTTCGGGTTTTTTAACAGTCTCGGGCAAAATGCTTTTCACGACGACATTgaatctataaaaaaaacataggtaAGAAATGTATTACTGGCGatttatttgtataattgcatgagcttccatacattaatatttaagaCATTACCCCGTCAAATCGTCAGCTGTATATTGCACTTCCCGAACGTACCCGTCGGGTTGCAAAAATGAGTACTCTCCACGGACTACAGCGCCATCACTTAGTTCACGTTGGGCTTTTCTATCGCCAGTATTTTCATCGTATACTACGTAAGAATATTCATAACCATGCTGAAATGAGAATGAATAATGCATTAATAtccttttatgtatttaaagtaattaaatacaaaataatacatacGTCCTTGTTTGCCGCAACCACAACAGGAATTTGTGGAGAGTTGTAGGAAACAATCTTAGCACTGGGGACTGGAGCAACTGGGGCAATGCTAGGACCAGAGACCACACACGGCGAGACGCAAGGCGGTATTACATTGGATACCGTTTGAACAGGTACGATTGATCCAATAGGCGCTGCTGATAAGCGAGCTATTTGGGGATCTGAGATCACGGGCGGAGCaccataattataatattccaATGGAACTACATCTGGGCCACCAGACTGGACGTAAACTTTCGAGTAGGAAGCTCCATTAGCACCTTGTAACCATACAAGAGCCGTGACCAACCCGATGGCTGCGAtctgaaagaaaaatatttacattgaaATTATGAACTCTCACAAGTTTTATTGGGTTAGGATGCCTACTTACTTTGAGGATCATCTTTCCTGGTGATCTGTGGAAGATTACTGATATTTTTGTGAATGTCCCCTCTTATAAAAGGTGCTTTGTTTATCTTAAAATATGCTGTTCGGTAATACCGAAACAAACCACCAATGTCGTTGAGTAGATGAATAGAGGTGAACAATTAAAATGTTAATGAAGATTTAACACAGGCTCCGTTTCTCTATCCTATTCAGAACTCGGTTGTTACAAAAAGCTGTTAATTCGGTGTGACATTAGGTTTTGTTTCAGTAGTCCGCTCAGTGCGTAACTTGTGCAACGACACTGGGAAATATTTATCTATTCCTTTATCCTTTGCAGTGAGTGAGACGCGGTTGGTCTACCAGGAAATCTTTGACgtaatcgttttactttattGTGCCTGTGCGATTCTGAGTAGGTGTTCACAGTAAACACGAGTAATATAATAGACCTTTAAGCTACTGTACATAGAAACTTATTCTATGCTTACCTTACGCTTTACTTAACTTACGCTAAATAAATGAGG from Ostrinia nubilalis chromosome 4, ilOstNubi1.1, whole genome shotgun sequence carries:
- the LOC135071139 gene encoding uncharacterized histidine-rich protein DDB_G0274557-like, which codes for MILKIAAIGLVTALVWLQGANGASYSKVYVQSGGPDVVPLEYYNYGAPPVISDPQIARLSAAPIGSIVPVQTVSNVIPPCVSPCVVSGPSIAPVAPVPSAKIVSYNSPQIPVVVAANKDHGYEYSYVVYDENTGDRKAQRELSDGAVVRGEYSFLQPDGYVREVQYTADDLTGFNVVVKSILPETVKKPEKGEQAPCPIVKHEDLKVNVSTDAPSHDDHGHEGHDHGPEGHDHGHEGHDHGPEGHDHGHEGHDHGPEGHDHGHEGHDHGPEGHDHGHEGHDHGPEGHDHVHVELVEVKEPTHEAVVVEHTEPEHEAVQEHELVHEPEPEQAHVEQIPITEHAPEPEHEHPHAPVPAVEQVEVHSEIPAVTHEAVVEVVDVPHQDPSPNVLVPYDEVLRCLQAKSQSQKGLSFSPLTYIILPASQRPC